One Candidatus Zixiibacteriota bacterium genomic window carries:
- a CDS encoding ABC transporter ATP-binding protein, which produces MISVEHLHKRFGDIAAVSDVSFDIAAGETFGLLGPNGAGKTTTISMMVGVLAPDSGRVRLDGIDDPTRPALRRKIGNAPQALALYGDLTAAENLAFFGRLYGLSRARLAARVAWALELAGLTDRRSHLVKTFSGGMMRRLNLACAVVHDPPLLLLDEPTVGVDPQSRNQIFDTIEALGREGRTILYTTHYMEEAQRLCDRVAILDHGRILALDTVDRLIHKHGGKSVIEAELERPPDPGQPLPGDLTGTSLRLETERPLEEIAALADAGVRFLRLEIHRADLETVFLNLTGRRLRN; this is translated from the coding sequence ATGATATCGGTCGAACACCTGCACAAGCGATTCGGAGACATCGCGGCCGTCAGCGACGTCTCATTCGACATCGCCGCCGGCGAGACCTTCGGCCTGCTCGGGCCGAACGGTGCCGGCAAGACCACCACGATCAGCATGATGGTCGGTGTGCTGGCGCCGGATTCCGGGCGGGTGCGTCTGGACGGGATCGATGATCCGACGCGGCCGGCGCTGCGCCGAAAGATCGGCAACGCCCCGCAGGCGCTCGCGCTCTACGGCGACCTCACCGCGGCCGAGAACCTGGCGTTTTTCGGCCGCCTCTACGGCCTCTCCCGGGCCCGGCTCGCCGCGCGGGTCGCGTGGGCGCTCGAGCTCGCCGGTTTGACGGACCGCCGCAGCCACCTGGTGAAGACGTTTTCCGGCGGCATGATGCGCCGCCTCAATCTCGCCTGCGCCGTCGTGCACGATCCGCCGCTCCTGCTTTTGGACGAGCCCACGGTCGGGGTCGACCCGCAATCGCGCAACCAGATCTTCGACACCATCGAGGCCCTCGGGCGCGAGGGACGCACCATCCTCTATACGACACACTACATGGAGGAGGCCCAGCGGCTGTGCGACCGCGTCGCCATACTCGATCACGGGCGTATTCTCGCGCTCGACACGGTCGACCGGCTGATCCACAAGCACGGCGGGAAGTCGGTCATCGAGGCCGAACTCGAACGCCCGCCGGATCCGGGGCAACCGCTGCCCGGCGACCTCACCGGCACCTCCCTGCGGCTGGAGACCGAGCGGCCGCTCGAAGAGATCGCGGCGCTGGCGGACGCGGGCGTGCGCTTTCTCCGCCTCGAGATTCACCGCGCCGACCTCGAAACGGTGTTCCTCA